Part of the Quercus robur chromosome 5, dhQueRobu3.1, whole genome shotgun sequence genome, AAATATATTAATGCATGCATCATAAAATCCCAAATCCTAGACCACATTGCTGAACAAAGATACACCAAATATACTAATGCATGCATCATATAATCaggctttttaaatttttaaaaaaaaaaaaaaaaacctcaaagcTTACCTTGCTAATGAAAAGAGGCTCAACTTTTAGGGGACGGGTACCGTCAAGATTGATGAAATCAAACCAACTTTTCCACTGAAAGAAGGGAAAACTCGACAATGCCAATCAACATTTCAACTTGATAACTAACAGACtgtaaattgaagaaaaaggtgcccaaaaaaaaaaaaaaaagttcctatAACACATGATCTCAAAATACGCTATATTACCTCCCAACCCAAGCCACTAGCTCTTTGATATACTGCACCACCGACAAGGAAGACATCTCGCAACACGACGAGTCCAACAAGTCCAGCTTCACAACGCAAAAACCAAATATGAAATTCATTTCCCCCAAAACATATACACAAGATGATGCATGCAGATCAAACTTATGTGCTCCACAGCAAATTATTATAGATGCAAATATCTACCGCCATGTGACATctattaaacaaattaaattcatttGTAGTGTTAAGCCATGCATCTTGAAACAGAAGGATAAGGACATATTGCattttgattggtaagttacacatgcaccctATGGCTCTTCAACCCTTGACCTTACCCTTCCATCCCATTATAAAGGGAGGACGAAGTGCCATTTAAGCTAAAACTCATTGGCATAAAgggcaaaattttaaatttcatctGTATTAAATAGGCACTAGTTCAAGCAGCAAATTTGAAAACttagtaatttttaaattggCTATGTAAATTAGTGACATCTAGTTTTTTAAACAGTGGAATAAGCATAGCAGGCAGACATCATTAcattaaaaaagagaaattgGGTGCTAAGAATAAGAATGTGGAACAAAAGTATAGAGTGCTTATCTTGCtaaaattagatttgaaattgcttaaagatatattatatatataaatagtccAGTGATAATCACCCAAAAATGTAGCCCATTACTTGACTCAAGCAACCATTCTATGTTTCTGCTATACTTATATTGGATAATATCAGCATTGTATGTCTGTGCGTTTTTGAATGTAGCCTATTTATTGGACTCAAGCACATCCTCTTCTATATTTTCACTATCCTCCTTATGATTAATAATATTAGCATCTTGTGTGTGCATAGCTAGTGGGGGAGAGGAAACTTGTCATAGCCTAATATAATATGTTCAAATGCAAAAGCAAGACTATGTGCTTAAACCACTACTATTTCActaccaaaaaattgaggggGAGGGACTATGACCACTTACGGTGCAGAAGATCCATATGTACCATTGCCAAAGCAACAGATCCAATAAGAACCTGTATCAAGAAGAGGGAACAAAAACATAATTCAGCTACAGGGAAGACTAAATGAGCCAAAAACAACCTGCAACGAGCAACTGGCCAATTATACTGAGCTCAGAAGGAAGAAAGGGCTTGAACTTTTACCTTGTCAGCAAGGGGATCAAGGTAGGAACCCACTACAGAATTAATTCTCATCTTCCTAGCCATGTATCCATCTAGCTACATGatgaatgaagaaaaataaaagcatttaACGTCTCATTTTGGTAAAACAAGGATTTGCTTCCATCAATTAAAGTAGTAAGCATACtaactaaaatatttccaataaaaataaaatatacgtGTCCACACCCAGTCAGATGCCCCAGAGATAGCTAATCCAACCAGTGCCGATGAATACCACTCATTTGTGATCATCCTGCATAACGATTGTTAATCACATTTCCAGTAAAAAGCGATTAAAAGTTTAAACATTCATTTTAAAgcataattaaaaatttgaggACATAAGggcaattattttttttttattattatttttttttttaattttataagtaacaaaaaattattgaacCAAAATATAATCACCCATGTACACCAGCCGTGTACACAGGGAGCAGTACAATCAATCTTTCAAATTACAATGCTCAAGCAAATCTAATAAAGAATAACAGGGAGGAGaaataaaaacctaaaaatatttggATAATAATTATCAGTTCTTATAGGACCACACCATTTGCCACAACTCTTGTCACACTTTAATTACATGTGTGACTGTGATTGATGAACTATCGCTTTCAAAATTCACATGGACCCTTCACTTTTTTTCCACCACTCACAATCGCACATGTTAGGGTTGTGGCAATTGTTGTGACACAAAAACTGTGCACACAGACTTTCTCAATAAGTATACAAGGGAAGACCCTAGCTAGAGAGTACAATCAATTGTCCAAGTTAAGAACATCCAAAAGTTGCAATAAGTAAAAAGATGAATCAAAATCTGGGATAACCTACGTTCAAGAGAAGCAAGATTAAAGCAACAACAATTTGTGGCAGTTCCACACCCTCCAACATTCTACTGTTTTTTCTCCCAAATGAACCATATCAATTACTATTAGAAAAAATTACATTACCACCTATATGGTCCTTGCTCTTCTCAAATTCCCATTCAagatcttaattaaaaaaaaaaaaaaaaggttgtacaTAGTGCATGAGCTCCCATTTTTGTGGGCTTTGGGAGAGGTCACGGTAGTCAACCTTACTCCCAATTTTATTGGGGAGTCTGATTCATAGACTCGACCCATGACCTAGTACTTTTGGTCGAAGGCACTTGCCATTGCAAGAAGGCTTGACCTCATTCAAGACCTTAATAATCCAACCATTAATTAGGCCTTACCAAAGTCATTCCTATCAAAGAACAAGCTGACTATAACTCCCTAGTATCCGAACAACATCTGACCAAATGTTTGATAGAGTCACCCTCTTTAAACATACATGAATAGCTACCATTACAATGGTCCCTTATGCAGTTCTTTGAAGTAAAATCAAAAGAATAGCGTGCAATTTAATCCCCCATTTTAGTGTTCATCTCGTCTCACtcaatatacatttttttttattcattttaagttGAGGaaaggggatttgaaccctgaaAGTGTCCATTCGAATTAGCAGGAAATTCCAAAGGTCATTGGCTCATTTCACACAATATACTTGTTACTAAGTAAAAATGTGAATTCACAACTTTAAGCAACACATTGATCAAAGCAAAAtatcccttaattttttttatagttacaaTTCAATGGGAAGTTGCCAATTGAGCCACAAGGCTCTTAGCAAAATAACCCTTAACTATCTAACATTAAACCATCTAAAATCAGAAAAAATCTTCTCATTTCCTCATCTACCCACACAAGCATTTTCACtgataaatacaaaaaactcaggtttttaacaaaacaaaaaaaaccctcatATCAAATACTCAAATTTCCCATCAACCAAACAGAACGtaaattatcaaaagaaaacatACCAACCAAGCACAGGACCAGAAATCAATCGGCCCATAGAGATCAAATTGGGCACATTGACAAAGCTCTCCAAAAACCCATCATCAACTGACTCTCTCTTCTCGACCCTATAGTCCAGCAAAGCCTGGCTAAACTTAGTGGGAAAAGCAGTGGTAGTTCTGAGCAGGTGAAGATTAAAAGCCTGCACCTTACGGCGGAAAACGACGGCGTTTCCACGGAGGTAAAGAGGAGTGGCGGATTGAGAGAGTTTCCAcggaggaaaagagagaaaaagcggACCACGAAATGGGGTTGTGACCCATTTGGAAAATGGGGTTGAAGGCAAACGAAAGAGAGGGTGAGAGAGAGGGAAGTATTGGAGTGTGATTGTGGGGTGGCTTGTGGCTGTGGCGGTGAGAGAAGTGAGAAAAGACCTTGATCTTTGTGGGTTTTTGATAAGGGTTTTGAGAGACCTGAACAACACCattattgttgttgtaataACATATTATAGTTTGTGATTTGGGAAATTCTTTCTGGGTTTGGTTTGTCTTTTTTACATGTGTGTTTGTGTCTGTGTCACTGTGTGGGGGAATTAGGGTTGGCAAGGTTTTAGGGAGGTGTGCTGGAAGAGCCAGTGACTCTGACTTTTGGGGTGACATGTGGGTTTTATCTAAAAGGTCCACGTGATGGCTTAAGGTGGCTTCAAAGTCGTATCCCACGTGGATGGCTTAAGGTGGGGTCCTTATCCATAAGTTTTCATTTCGTAATTAGAATAAAGTTTtgagttacaaaatttgttgtaatcttcttcttcttcttcttcttcttttttttcttttttttttttcttaagaaaaaaattggttataacCTTATACTACAACCTTACATCTTATTCTTATATGCttcatacttgtaaaattttaagaaaattaaagatcaatagctatgtaatcaataaattgtttaaattgcaattttttgtagtttaaaattatgcataaaatatatgacaaataatatctgattgatacacaatttgacatgtgtattaagaacgtaaagaacatataattcaacaattagatttttaaaatatgtagtaatgtttattttattgagtaaggttgtaaccttaagttacaactaattttgtagctaaactttatccttGTAATTATTCATTTGAGAAATGcgagaaatacaaaaaaaaaaaaaaaaaaaaaagtcaacaacTTGCAATATTGTGAGTTGAGTGTGAGGGGTCAAGTGGTTTATCCAACATTTTACTTCCGCTAATCACAATCAACCACTTGATGACGAGTTGTGGACCTTGTGTACTTAGCACTTTCTTTATTTGGTATGCTTAATTAAGGTGAATAAAAAAGTGagggagagaaaatataaaggaAAACTAAAAATGGATCATGGGTGTATTTGGTTTGGAGAAAAAAGAGGTGAGGAAATGGTGGGACATGGCCATTTTCTATCTGAGCCCATCAGAATTTAATCCCctcaaaattgagagaaaatggGGGAGAAAAGAAAGGGCCAATGTAATTACCCATTTACCCCTAGtcctccccccacccccaacaatattttttacattgatattttttttttctttttccatttaagTTACAGTTTTTACTTTATTCTTTTTACCttaactttagttttttttttttttttttttttttcctaataagatatatatatatatatattaaaattatttactagGGACAAGAGAGTAAATTTatgcaatttacatttttttatcatatctttttttcatttcaactagataaaaaagtttttcatcactccattttttttccacCCATTCAACGAAACAACatgaggaaaaacaaaaatcttttctatcccctcatttttccattctttctccattttctatcttcccactttttcacCGCTAACTAGTCGGACTCAAAATGTGACTATCGAAGAAGTCGTTTATGTGTAGTTTAGTcaagttactttttttaatgagttatgtgATCTGTTTGAATGATATACATTTATATTCTTATAATTCATGTATTCAAAAAAGATATTTGTATACCGATTTGaaaccaaactttgtccttttttctttgaaagCAAATAATAATTGATCTTAAATCACATTCATGCGGGATGaattaaattttcaagattgGTTCATTTAATTATATCTCAAATGTGAGTTGAGTTTGagtttatcatcaaattagatTAATGTTTAAGTTTAACTTATTTTCTTATTGACTCCAGAggtacttaattaaattattttttcttcatttacaatatatATCTTGACTAAAATATTGTATCATTTCAAATATATGCTATTAATTAGTACGTAAATTatagttaaaattatattattttgagctaaatctttaattttttttagaaccattatttgagttaatttaataaattattttgctgtgaatttataataataagatCCACCAaccttattttgttaaaaatgtataattttcaaactctgtataaaatataaaatttttgtcaaattctttatcaaataaaaaaaaattttaataatttttattttgaaatgtactatttatattatcaatatatTACAGACAATAATTTAAAAGTGTATAAACTTCACTACAAATGTATATAATCtaactttaatattttatacaGTATATTTGTAacaatatacatataaaaaattatatgtactTACATTAAGCCTCATACTTACAAGTACAAAGACATAAACACATTGTTATAATATTTGAATATGcctttttgataaataaagaaatatgaaGAAACTTTTTCCTAAGTTGGGCCCAAGTTTTAAAATAGCTATGAGTGGCTCGATTTATTATTCCTACTTTTATATGTGAAATTATTAGGTAGTCTAAGAGTATACTCCTTCCCTCTCACATTAGGATGTACCCCATGGTGAGTGGGATTCACTCCTGTGTGAGAGGGAGGGAGTATATTCTTGGAGTACCCAATAATGACCCATTTTATATCTGTCTAGTGCCCATTATGAATACTATTTTTATTGTACACAAATCACAACATACCATCTCAATAattgccaaaaaatagaaaaagaaagtcaATATTAAGGCTTATCAACCACAATTGCACTCGACAGCACTAGCTTGTTGACTCAAATGGCGGTTGTTTGGTACTAGGTTAGAATTTGGATTATAGGTTGAGTGAAGGGGTGTAGGTCCACTAGTCATCATAAAAATATAGTAACTTTGTCCTAAATTGTTGGTCTTGTATTATATTTTAGGATattccaaaatattgtcctatttttgaaattaaaaccactaatttactaatgttcctattgtgtccctattttaatttaatgagcatttaaattttttgagttttctaaacAAGCCTAACAATTTATTTAgaatccaaatcttctgtctcatcTTTCTTACTCTACCCCATGgtccaccaataaaaatttgcccTATGTACATCTATTTaattcaaatctaattttcagcattttattatttaatttcctaaaataaatcaatttttttttaaaaaaaaactcaaactatCCCCACTAGCCACCACCACTGCTCCTCCACCACCAACCTTCGCCGATGCCACCTAAAGGAGGTCATTAACGTCATCAACAGCCACTCACCCCTGTCGGCCTACCATACACCACCACCGGTTGTCAATtgccaaaaattaattaaaaaaaaaaaaaaaacacatctcCCACCAATCACCACTAGTCCACCACTCTTGTTTAGCACCTCCAGGAAGAGATGGTGACACCATCACTACCACACTGCCGCCATGTCTAGGTACTAGCCATGGATTTGAAGAAGAATGGTGGTCATGGATACCCACCAACAAGATGTCACAAAACTAATATCAAACATGGATTTTGAAGACAaggaggtggtggtggatggTTGTTGATGTCATCGGCGATCTCCTCCTAGTAGCATCGACGAATTTGGTGGCTGGTGGGgattatttgagttttttatttttatttttcttctttttacttttttgtttttgatttataTTAAGAAACTGAAACaataaaagattgaaaattagatttgaattAGATAGGTGTAcatatgacaaatttttattggtagaGCATGGGGTGGAGTAGGAAAGATGGGACAAAAAATTTGGACTCATTTATTTAAGAgtaaaattatatctatttatataagagataagacaataaataattttccctttaaaaattgtgttttcgaAACAAGACCAAAAGTTTGAGACGTAAGAAGTAACAAAAATGGTtgatattttttagtgttttcagTAGAGACATTGCGGTCCAAATCTTTCCTCActcaactatcgaattatcaatataaataaatacatacatatatatatatatatataaaataccgTGTGATCattaaaaatgacattttacatGTACTTTAAGATTACATGACCTATTTGaaagttatataatttatttaaatcatTGAATGGGTTATGTGATAAAATAGAAGTAAATTAACACACTGTAGCATAGTTTAGAGGATATTTATCCCAACCGGTTTGCAAGAGATTTTTATGCATGAAATATTGGCATTGGCCAttagaggagaagaaaaagttGGTTCTCGAGTGGCAGGAAAGTGTACGCGTCAGTTTCATTCAACAGAACAGCCTTAacagctttctctctctctctctctctctctctctctagactAAATAAAGCACTATATATGTATAGAAATGTGAATGGATTAACTATAGAAATCAATAACCATAGCAAAACTGACATTCTAAGTTCTAACACTCCTAATATTGTTCCTCCCGACAAACAGGAAAACCAGTTCTGCCACAGTAACGTCGTTTTTTCAGTTTCTCAAATCTTAGAAAGAGCTTATTCTCTAAGAAAATTTCATAACATTATACATAGAGCTTATTCTCTGCTCTTTGTATAATATTTCATTTTGAGTTTGATATTGAGTTCCGTTCCTGAAAAGGGTGTGATTAAGAGTTTTGATAGAGTTTGTAGCAAAGGCCGGTTGGTAGAAGATGGACTGCTTCAAGTGTAGAGCGAAGCGGCCTTTGGTTTGGTTCAGGAGTGGCAGAGGCAGAAGGGAATATGATGCCCGACAAACATATGCATCCATGGTTTCAACCTTCTCAATGAAAACAGGTAGCATATATAAAATAGACTTTATTAGTTTCTTATGTAGTGTACTGTGTTTAATGCACCTTTGAAATGATTAttatgagtttttatttatttatttttgtgtgaagATTTATATTCCTATTACTTTTTATTGTATAGCCAAAAGATAAAGTTGTCTCCTTGGACGTGGATCACATTTGAAATTGAGCGTGTCCGTAGTATTATTGTTTCTATTTGGTGCTAATGCGTTTAGCCCATTTGAAATTTATCAGGAgtttttggaggaaaatttatatttcattttgccTTTTATTGTATCGCAAAGAATTAAAGCTGTTTTTTTAGATGTGGGATTCCCATGTTGGGAGAGGACCGCTATAGATTTCCCTATCCTTATACACTGATCCATGCAAAGATTTCCCTATGAGGCTATAACATATATCTTTCATTTGTTGATAACTTTGCAGATTGcagtaaaatataaattatttatttgttaattcaaattaagtattttatttcattttcatgcCTCATggaatttggttttaattttgatGAGGTTCTACTACTTTTGTTTTTGGCATTTGATTAAACGTTCTCAGAAATTTTCATGGACGGAAAATGCTTATTGATGTGAATTGAAAAAGGATCATGTATAGATTACGTagtgttattttgaaaagcctAAGAAGTTAGAACAATGATTGAGTTGAAATCTGAAACTAAAGCTTCTTTTCATAAAAGTTGTGAGGGTTTGACCTTATATATAGTGTTGTATACATTCATAAGCAACTTTTAATTCTATCTCTTATGATTCTTAATGCAGTTGATCAGAATTGTTTCAGCTGAATTTTTGAACCATGATTGTGAAAACTCGGCAAATGACTCTTACATAGGCTTTGTTATTAATGTGCAGGAAGCAGCAAGCATAGGAATCTTGCTCAAGAGATACTGAAATTAGGACATGCAAGAATTTCTGCTCAGGTCTTCACATTTTATGATTTGGCTGCTGCAACTGACAACTTCAATCCCGATTGTCTGGTCGGCGAAGGTGGATTCGGGAGGGTGTACAAAGGATACATAGGGAACACTgatcaggtctctctctctctctctctctctctgagacACACAAGAGTGTCATCCTAAATTATCTTTGGAGTTTCATGCTTGGGTTTATTATATGCAGGTTGTGGCTGTTAAGCAACTTGACAGGAAAGGATTGCAAGGAAGTAGAGAATTCTTTGCAGAGGTTCTGATGTTAAGTCTGGTTGAACACCCAAATCTTGTTGATTTGATTGGCTATTGTGCAGATGGTGATCAAAGAATTTTAGTTTATGAATTCATGGCCAATGGATCTTTGGAAAATCATCTTCTAGGTATGCCTAAAAAAAGTAATTCTTTCAACTTAACAGTATTAATTTCATGGACTCTTTACTAGTATTGTCTAATCAATTGTAATGAAGGTCTTGATAATAAAACTAATTAGTTTCTTTAATTCTTCAGAATTACCTCCAGGTAGGAAGCCTCTGGATTGGTATACCAGGATGAAAATAGCTGCAGGAGCAGCTAAAGGACTAGAATACTTGCATGACTTTGCCAAACCGCCAGTGATTTATCGTGATTTTAAAGCATCTAACATATTATTAGATGAGGAACTCTTTCCAAAGCTCTCTGATTTCGGACTCGCTAAGATAGGTCCAACAGGAGGCAAGGACCATGTGTCTACAAGGGTGATGGGAACCTATGGCTATTGTGCACCAGAGTATGCTTCAACAGGACAACTGACAACAAAGTCTGATGTGTATAGTTTTGGTGTTGTGTTTCTGGAATTAATCACAGGTAGGAGAGCTATTGATTCAGCAAGAATGACTGAGGAGCAGAACCTAATTACTTGGGTATGTTCATAAGTAGCACTTAACTCTGCAAATCTTTAATATAACTATACTTTTGTAGGTGACTAAAATCTTTCTCCACTAGGTGGTTAGAATAGATTgttccattaaaaaataagttaccATGTTCTTTGAAATAACTTTGATACTCTTGTTTTCACCTTTGCCTAATCCCTTTACAGCATATAAAtcacaaaaagacaaaacattCCTCCAACGGACTTACAGTCTAGGAGTATTCAtcctttagatttttttaatgttcaatTAAATATGATGATCTTTACAATTTGTTAGAATTATGAGGTTGGAATTCATTTTCTATCAAGAGCTTggtaaaaatttctattttcatCCTGCAGGCACAGCCGCTTTTTAGGGACAGAAAGAAGTTTACATTAATGGCTGACCCTTTGCTAAAAGGAAATTACCCTGTAAAGGGTCTTTATCAAGCTCTTGCAGTTGCTGCAATGTGTCTTCAAGAGGAAGCTGACACCCGACCTTTGATGGGTGATGTTGTAACTGCTATTGAGCATCTGGCAATGCCAAGAGACGATGAGAAAATTGCTTCAGATTTATCAAAATGCAGTGGTGCACATGCTGAATCTGTGAGAGAAGAAAGTggcaatagagagagagagctgtagCATCAAAGGGACTGAAGCTCTTGCAACTAACTGCAATGTGGAAAACAAACCCATGGTCTAGAATTTGATATATAAAGATATAAGCTCCTCTGTCACAGTCCAACAATATGCAAGTTGTTCAAAGTGTAAGGCCTGCTACTACGAATGTCACCCTGTAGCTGTATCTAATTTAGCAGTTCAATTGATGAAGTAGACGTCATAAGTTCAAATcttatcatataaaaaaaaaaaaaaaatcataaatcctatcattatttaaaaaaaaaaaaaaagacggaACTGAAATTGTAGCTTCTATATTTTATCATAATGTGTATATTTAACATGTGAGTACATTGTAGACCATTTTCCTGGGAAGGTTCATATTGTCAGCATCCCTTGTACCTCATATAATGCAAGCATCTAAAAATGTGTATTGTTTAGTAACCTGAGATCACTATCACAATAATTCATGCCTCATGAAACATCAGAATTTTCATTATTCTCTGagaatttaggaaaaaaaatatggagCCTAGAGTTGTAAAATTCCAAGccccataaaaaagaaaataaaattctaatctcctaatttctcaatttttataCAGTTAAACATTAAATGCTTCCTTCTAAATTTTATCAGGAGCTTCTGCAATGGCAAATGAAAACTATTCTACACTATACATTCATTTATGTTGACATGCACGTTAGTCCAAAAATATGAATGTCTAAAACATATTCTAGAAGTTTTGTGTCCGTGTCCAGTCCAGTATGCTTTGCCGCATTCTTGTTTAGATACACTTCAAGAACATCCCATCTCCTCCAGTTGAAATGCCGAAATCAACGTAATCAAAAGGGTTGATTTTATTGAGAAATCAATGTCTTACTCTATATTTTTGGGAATAAAACAAGAGAACAGTACCCTGACAAATGGTTCTGTTTACGTACTTTGGATTTGTTTATCTTTCCTTGTTTTTGGCTGGAATTCACCAAACTATCCGTGATCTTTGGTGaattattaaatttgttattaaaaaaaaaaaaaaaacttcgaTGTGATGCAAAAAGCTCTGTGCAGCATTCCTTTGTTAGTCTCAACAGCAATTGTGAATTTACCAAAATACTCAAGTTTGAATGCCAACCCTGATGCACTACAAGTCTACATGTGACTTTTGCTTTTTGTTCTTTATAATATAAGCTGTCCATTTTAATTCCCAGTATGGCAGAAAATTTTCCTTGTTTACCTATCTATTAACATCTAATTCTGAAATTTCGGTCCAGTTTGGTCCACTTAGGTCCATT contains:
- the LOC126727125 gene encoding cardiolipin synthase (CMP-forming), mitochondrial; this encodes MVLFRSLKTLIKNPQRSRSFLTSLTATATSHPTITLQYFPLSHPLFRLPSTPFSKWVTTPFRGPLFLSFPPWKLSQSATPLYLRGNAVVFRRKVQAFNLHLLRTTTAFPTKFSQALLDYRVEKRESVDDGFLESFVNVPNLISMGRLISGPVLGWMITNEWYSSALVGLAISGASDWLDGYMARKMRINSVVGSYLDPLADKVLIGSVALAMVHMDLLHPGLVGLVVLRDVFLVGGAVYQRASGLGWEWKSWFDFINLDGTRPLKVEPLFISKVNTVFQLVLVAAALLQPEFGTQETQPYITYLSWLVASTTVGSSAAYGARYLRKRSALISGKS
- the LOC126727126 gene encoding probable serine/threonine-protein kinase PBL23 encodes the protein CAGSSKHRNLAQEILKLGHARISAQVFTFYDLAAATDNFNPDCLVGEGGFGRVYKGYIGNTDQVVAVKQLDRKGLQGSREFFAEVLMLSLVEHPNLVDLIGYCADGDQRILVYEFMANGSLENHLLELPPGRKPLDWYTRMKIAAGAAKGLEYLHDFAKPPVIYRDFKASNILLDEELFPKLSDFGLAKIGPTGGKDHVSTRVMGTYGYCAPEYASTGQLTTKSDVYSFGVVFLELITGRRAIDSARMTEEQNLITWAQPLFRDRKKFTLMADPLLKGNYPVKGLYQALAVAAMCLQEEADTRPLMGDVVTAIEHLAMPRDDEKIASDLSKCSGAHAESVREESGNREREL